Within Kutzneria chonburiensis, the genomic segment AGTTGTCGTGTTTGCGGTGGTGGTGCCAGGTGCAGAGCCCTTGCAGGTTGGTCGCTTGGGTGCGGCCTGTGGGCCAGGGGGTGATGTGGTCGTGTTCCTGGATGGGCAGGGTGCAGCCCGGGGCAGTGCAGGTCCCGCCGGCTCGAGCAACGGACGTCTCTTTCATCAGTGCCGTGGGTCGGTAGGTGTCGGTGCTGATGGCGCTGATCTGCTGGTACTCGTCGAGCAGGAGTCCCCGGAAGGGGCCGTGCATGGCGAGTTCGCGGGCTGCCTCGGCGGCGATGGGGCCGTAGCCGGCGAGCTGGCCGGGGTCGTTGGTCAGGCCGAGCAGGGTCTCCATGGAGATCGTCACGAAGGTCCGCACGTTCCAGTTGGTGTGCTCGCCCCGCAAGCGGTCCCAGAGCACATCCGAGCGTTTCTGGTCGGTGGTGCGGTCGTCCTTCGGGAGTGACTTGGCGTCGGCGCAGATCTGTTGGAAGAGCTGGTGGGCCTCGGTAGCGGGGAGGATCCACACGAGCTTGGCCATGCCGTCGGGCAAGGCGGAGAGCCCGACCTGCCGGTCGTCCTTAGCCTTGTGGCAGCGCTGCTCATAGCCATCCGGATCGGCCTTCGCGACCAGCGCGGTGGCCTTGCGACACACCTGCGTCCGGGTCATACCAGCGGCCTCCTCGGCCAGGGCTCCGTCGACTTCGGCGACCTGGGCCGGGTTGGACAGGTGGCGGGTCCGCTCGTGGACCGCCGCGAACCGGGCCAGGTCGATCTCTCCCCGGCGGAACCGCTCCGCCAGCGCAGGGTGAGTCTCCAGGGCGGCGGCGACCTCCTGGGACCGGGCCAGCGCCGGCTCCGACACCTTCGTCGCCATCGCCAACTCAGTCAGGTCGTCGATGTGGTTGAGGGCCTCATGTTCGGCCCATTCACACACCGCCCGCACCTTCCGGGCCACCCCCACAAAATTGACCAACTGTTCTTGGGTCAGGCTCGCCGGATCCACACCCACCACCAGATCGAACATGGCCCCAGTGGGTTCCCTGTTCTCGATGTCGCGGGTGAGTTCCATACTTCTGAGAATACTCGAACACAAGATCGAACGCGAATCCCTAACGGGTGAATCCCGCCGGGCAGAAAGGCTTTTCTTTCCCCCGCCACACCACAACACGGCAACTCCGACTAGTCGCGTGGATTTTGTGTGGAGGGGCGCGATGGCGTACAATTGACAGGCCAAGGGCAGGCTCGTCCTGCCCGCTTTTAGCCCTTGGGCCATCGCGCAGAGGCTCCACACCAAATCCACGCGACCACACCGAATTAATCCCCCCACCCAAACCAACCCACCCCCACCCCAAACGCAACACCCACCCCGAAACCCAACCCCAGCAACCAACGAACCACCCCAACCAAACCAACCAACCAGCCAAACGAACCCCGTGCACCACCCCACCCCCAGAACGTATGGTTGTCACCGTGCCCAGCGAACACCCGGTGACACCCGCGTGACCACCCCGTCCCGCCCCGCCAGAAGCGCGATTCTCACCGTCGACGACGACCCGGGGGTCTCCCGCGCGGTCGCCCGCGACCTACGCCGCCGTTACGGCGACCAGCACCGCATCCTCCGCGCCGAGTCCGGCTCCCAGGGCCTGGACACGCTCCGCGAACTGAAGCTCCGCGGCGACCTGGTCGCCGTGATGCTCGCGGACTACCGCATGCCGGACATGAACGGCATCGAATTCCTCGAACAGGCGATGGACCTCTACCCGTCCGCCCGACGCGTCCTGCTCACCGCCTACGCCGACACCGGCGCGGCGATCGACGCCATCAACCTGGTCGACCTCGACCACTATCTTCTCAAGCCCTGGGACCCGCCCGAGGAGAAGCTCTACCCCGTCGTCGATTCCCTTCTCGACGCCTGGGCCAGCACCGACCACAAGCGCGTCCCCGAGACGAAGGTCGTCGGCCACCAGTGGTCGGCCCGTTCCTCCGAGGTCCGCGAGTTCCTGGCCCGCAACCAGGTCCCGTACCGCTGGTACCAGGTCGACGAGCCCGAGGGCGAGCGCCTCCTGGCCGCCGCCAACGCCGACGGCCAGAACCTCCCGGTCGTCATCACGACCACCGGCGACGCCCTCATCGCCCCGACGGACGCCCAGCTGGCCAACGAGGTCGGCCTCAGCACCAAGCCCTCCGAACGCTTCTACGACCTCGCCATCGTCGGTGGCGGCCCCGCCGGCCTCGGCGCGGCGGTCTACGGCGCCTCCGAAGGTCTTCGCACCGTCCTCATCGAACGCACCGCCACCGGCGGCCAGGCCGGTCAGAGTTCACGGATCGAGAACTATCTCGGCTTCCCCGACGGCGTCTCCGGTGCCCAACTCGCCGATCGCGCCCGCCGCCAGGCCACCCGCTTCGGCGCGGAGCTGATCACCACCCGCGACGTCGTCGGCGTGGAGATCAACGGCTCCGCCCGTACGGTCCGTTTCGCCGACGGCGACGCCATCGACGCCCACGCGGTCATCCTGGCCACCGGCGTCTCCTACCGCCAGCTCACCGCCCCCGGCCTCGACGATTTCACCGGCCGCGGCGTCTACTACGGCTCCGCGCTCACCGAGGCCACGAACTGCTCCAAGCAGGACATCTACATCGTCGGCGGGGCCAACTCGGCCGGCCAGGCCGCCGTCTACCTGTCCCGCTCGGCCCGCTCGGTCACCATCGTCGTCCGCGCCGAGTCGCTGGTCGATTCCATGTCGCACTACCTGATCCAGCAGATCGCCGCCATCCCCAGCATCTCCGTGCTCACCTGCACCGAGGTGACCGAGGCCAACGGCGACGACCACCTGGAGCAGATCACGTTGCGGCACAACAAAACCGGCGAATCCCGCACGGTCGAGGCGTCCTGGCTGTTCGCGTTCATCGGCGCCGCGCCGCGCACCGACTGGCTCGACGGCGTCGTCGCCCGCGACGAGCGCGGCTTCGTCGTCGCCGGCCCGGACCTGGGGACCGTCGAGACCGCACTGCGTGACTGGCCGCTGGACCGCCAGCCGTATCACCTGGAGACCAGTGTGCCCGGCGTCTTCGTCGCCGGCGACGTGCGCTCCGACTCCGGCAAGCGGGTCGCCTCCGCGGTCGGGGAGGGCGCCATGGCCGTCATGCTGGTGCACCGTTATCTGGAGCGGACATGAGCAAACTGCCGTGTGACATCGCCGAGCTCCGCACGCTGTTCCTGTTCGAGAAGCTCGACGAGGAGCAGCTGGAATGGCTGTGCGAGCACGGGCACATCGAGCACTTCGAGCCCGGCCCCGTCTATCACGAGGGTGACCCGGCGACCTGCTTCTACGTCATGATCGAGGGCGGCCTGGCCATGTCACGGCGGGTCGGCGCCGAGGACGTGGAGATCAGCCGCACCACCCAGCCCGGTGTGTACGCCGGGGCCTGGCGGGCGTTCCTGGGCGACCGGGTGCCGCAGAAGTACGACGGCTCGATGCGCGTCACCGAGCCGTCCCGGTTCTACGTGCTCGACGCCGTGCTGTTCGAGCAGCTGATGCGGGACTGGTTCCCGATGGCGCTGCACATGCTGGAGGGCCTGTTCTTCGGCATGCAGAACACCCAGCAGGCCATCGGCCAGCGGGAACGCCTGCTGGCCCTGGGATCCCTGTCCGCCGGCCTCACCCACGAGCTGAACAACCCCGCCGCCGCGGCGATCCGCGCGACCTCGACGCTACGGGAGCGGGTCGCCGGCATGCGGCACAAGCTGGGCATGATCGCCGCCGGCCCGTACGACCGGATCGCGCTGGAGAAGCTGGTGCAGCTCCAGGAGCAGGCGGTCGAGCTGGTGGCCAAGGCCAAGCCGCTGGAGCCGCTGGAGGCGTCCGACCGCGAGGACGAGCTGTCCGACTGGTTCGACGAGCACGAGATCCGTGCCGGCTGGGAGATCGCGCCCACGTTCGTGCAGGCCGGATTGGACGTGGCCTGGCTGGAGACGGTCGCCGCCGCGGTCGACCCGTCCATCCTCGAGGGCGCGGTCCGGTGGCTGAACTACACCGTCGAGACCGAGCTGCTGATGACCGAGATCGAGGATGCCACCACCCGGGTGTCCACGCTGGTCGCCGCGGCCAAGCAGTACTCGCAGCTGGACCGGGCCCCGTTCCGCCCGGTCGACGTGCACGAGCTGCTGGACAGCACGCTGCTCATGCTGGGCCGCAAGATCGGCGACCGGATCACCGTCGTCAAGGAGTACGACCACAGCCTGCCCGAGGTGCCGGTGTTCGCGGCCGAGCTCAACCAGGTGTGGACGAACCTGATCGACAACGCCATCGCGGCCATGGACGGCGTCGGCACGCTGACCGTGCGCACCGCCCGCGAGGACGACCGGCTGCTGGTGGAGATCGGCGACACCGGCCCCGGCGTGCCGGCGGAGATCAAGGACCGTATCTTCGAACCGTTCTTCACGACCAAGCCCGTCGGCTCCGGCACCGGGCTCGGCCTGGACATCTCGTGGCGGATCGTGGTCAACAAGCACCGCGGCGACCTGTCCGTGCGGTCCGTGCCGGGCGACACCCGGTTCCAGGTCCGCATCCCGATCGCACCGGCCGCTCAGGAGGACTCCGCATGACCGTTCCCGGCATCGACCCGTCCGTGCCCCCGAGCGGGACCGGCTGCGTCGAATGCGACGCCGCCGGCGGCTGGTGGGTGCACCTGCGCCGGTGCACGCAGTGCGGGCACATCGGCTGCTGCGACACGTCGCCGGCGCAGCACGCCAGCCGGCACTTCGACCAGACCGGGCATCCGTTCATCCGCAGCTTCGAGCCGGGTGAGGACTGGTTCTGGAACTTCAAGACCGAGGAGTTCTACGACGGGCCGGCCCTGGCCGGGCCGGAGTCGCACCCCGCGGACGCGTCGATCCCGGGCCCGGCCGACCGCGTGCCGGCCGACTGGCGCAGCCACGTGCACTGAGCCATGCCTGAGCTGCCCGAGGTCGAATCGGCCCGCTCGGTCCTCGAACGGGCCGCGCTCGGCCGGCTGATCGTCGAGGTCGACGACACCGACAGCTACGTCTGCCGCCCGCACCAGCCCGGCGAGATCCGGTCGGCGCTGCTCGGCCGCAAGCTGGTCGCCGCGCACCGGCGCGGGAAGTCGCTGTGGTGCGACACCTCCGAGGACGGCGCGGTGCTCGGCATCCACCTCGGCATGTCGGGCAAGATCGTGATCGCCGACCTGGACGGCGGCGAGATCGACGGCGGCGACTACTGGGAGGGCCGCCGCGTGCCCGGCGACTACCGGTGGTCGCGCTTCGCCGTCACGTTCGACGACGGCGGCCGGATGATGCTGGTCGATCCACGGCGGCTCGGCCGGATCACGCTGGATCCGCCGGTCGAACGCCTCGGACCGGACGCCGCGACGATCAGCAACGTCGCGTTCAAGAAAGCGCTGGCCAGCGGAAGCGCGCCGGTCAAGGCCCGGCTGCTCGACCAGCAGGCGGTCGCCGGCATCGGCAACCTGCTGGCCGACGAGATCCTGTGGCGGGCTCGCATCCACCCGTCCCGGCACGTCGACGACCTGACGCCACGCGAGGTCGGCCGGATCTTCCGCGCCACGCAGAGCTCCGTCGCGGACGCCCTCAAGGACGGCGGTGTCCACACGCTCAGCATCATCCCGTTCCGCCATGCCGGCGGACTGTGCCCGCGTGACGGCGCGCCGATGGCGCGTGGCGCGGTCGGCGGGCGCACGAGCTGGTGGTGCTCGAAGGAACAAGTGCTCTGAAACGGTTGCCCGAGCGGGCATCGACGAGCGGGACCATGATCGGCGCGGCTAGGGTGGCGACATGAGATTCGGGCTTTATCTGCCGCAGGGCAAAATGGCCGAGCCGCGACGCGCCGTGATCAGGACCGCGCAGGAGGCCGAGCGTGTCGGCTACGACAGCCTGTGGGTGATGGAGCGGACACTGTTCCCGCTGGAGCCGGCCGACGGCATGTACGGCGTGCCCGGCCTGCCGTGGGCCGAGGGCTACCAGTACATCGCCGAGCCGCTCACCGTGCTGACGCTGGCCGCCGCCGTCACCGAGCGGGTCCGGCTCGGCACCGGCATCCTGGTCGCCGGCCTGCATGCGGCGCACGAGCTGGCCCGTGCCTTCGCCACGCTCGACCAGCTCACCGGCGGCCGGGCCGTGCTCGGTCTCGGCGCGGGCTGGTCCAGCGACGAGTTCCGGGCGGCCGGCGCGGACATCAGCCGCCGGGGCCGGTTGCTCGACGAGACGATCGACGCCTGTCGGGCGCTGTGGGGCCCGAACCCGGTGTCCTATCGGGACAGTCGCATGGTCGTGGACAACGTGCTGGTCTCGCCGAAGCCGGTGGGCGAGATCCCGGTGCTGGTCGGCGGCGGCCACAGCGACGCGGCGCTGTCCCGGATCGCCCGCAAGGCCGACGGCTGGATCCCGTCCGGCATGGGCCCGGCCGCGGTCGCCGCGACGTGGAAGCGGATCAAGGACCTGGCCGCCGACCACGGTCGTGACCCGGCCGAGCTGGGGCTGCATGTCCAGGTGCAGCCGGTGGTCACCGACACCGCGCTCGGCGAGGACCGGATGCCCGGCCGGGGGTCGATGGCCCAGGTCGTCGAGGACCTGGCGGCGTTGGCCGAGGCCGGCGCGAGCGAGATCGTGATCGCGTTGATCGACGCCCGCAGCGCCGACGACGGGATCGAGAAGGCCACGGCGGTGCTGGCCGCCGCGGATGAGGCCGGTTTGCACGGCTGACACAACGGGGGAGTCATGAAGGCGCTGCGGTTGGAACGCTGGCACTCCGATCCGGTGCTGACCGAGGTCCCGGACCCGAAGCCGGGTCCGGGTCAGGTGGTCGTGCGAATCGGCGCGGCCGGCGCCTGTCACTCCGATCTGCACCTGATGCGGGAGTTCGGGCCCGGGCAGCTGCCGTGGGGGCCGCCGTTCACGCTCGGGCACGAGAACGCCGGCTGGGTGCACGAGCTCGGGCCGGGCGTGTCCGGCGTCGAGGTCGGGCAGCCGGTTGCCGTGTACGGGGCGTGGGGCTGTGGGACGTGCGGGCGCTGCCGGCTGGGCATCGAGGCCTACTGCGAGAACCGGCTCGGCGCGCCGGCGCCTGGCGGCGGGTGTGGGCTCGGCATGGACGGTGGCATGGCGGAATTCGTGCTCGTGCCTGACGTCCGGCATCTCGTGCCGCTGCCTGACGGGCTCGATCCCGTGCTGGCGGCTCCGCTGACCGATGCCGCGTTGACGCCGTACCACGCGATCCGGCGCTCCTGGGCCAAGCTCTATCCCGGCACGACGGCCGTGGTGATCGGGATCGGCGGTCTCGGACATCTGGCCGTGCAGATCCTCCGGGCGACGACGGCGGCGCAGGTGATCGCGGTCGACACCCGCAACGAGGCCTTGGAGTTGGCTTCGCGGGCCGGCGCTGACCACACCTTGCTGGCCGGGCCCGACACCGCCGACACCGTTCGGGAGCTCACCGATGGCCGTGGGGCCGACGCCGTCTTCGACTGTGTGGCCAGCAAGCGGACAGTGGCCCTCGGCGCGGCTTCCGGTCGCATGATGGGGGATCTGACGCTCATCGGGCTCGGCGGTGGCGCGGTGCCGGTGCAGTTCGGTGTTGTGCCGCATGAGCTTTCCGTGCAGACGACGTACTGGGGCAGCCGTCCCGAGCTCGAGGAGGTCCTCGATCTGGCGGCCCGCGGCCGTCTGCACGCCGAGGTCACCACGTTCGCCCTTGACGACGCCCCGGAGGCGTACCGCCGGCTGGAAGCCGGTGAGATCACCGGACGTGCGGTCATCGTGCCCTGAAAACGAGGAGTACTCATGCGGAGCGTCATCGTCACGGGTGCGGGATCGGGCATCGGCCGGGCCGCGGCACTGCAGTTCGCCGCGGCCGGGGACTGGGTCGTGGTCGCGGACGTCAACGGCGATGCCGCCATGGCGGTGGTGGCCGAGATCGACGAGGCCGGCGGGAAAGCCGTTGCGGCGACCGGTGATCTGGCCGATCGGGCGGCGGCCGAGCAGGTGGTTGCCACGGCCGTGAGCACCTTCGGCGGCGTGGATGTTCTCGTGAACAACGCCGGCGTGATGGACTCGATGTCGGCCGTGGCCGACACGTCCGACGAGATGTGGGAACGCGTGCTCGGCGTCAACCTGACGGCGCCGTTCCTACTCACGCGGGCGGCCCTGCCGCACATGCTGGCCAAGGAGAGAGGCGCGATCGTCTTCACGGCCTCGGAGGCCGGTCTGCGGGGCAGTGCGTCGGGGGCGGCCTATACGGCATCCAAGCACGGCCTGATCGGGCTCATGCGGAACGTGGCGATCATGTACCGGGACAAGGGAATCCGGGCCAACGCCATCGCGCCCGGCGGCACCCGCACCAACATCAGCGTGCAGGCCGATCCCACGACGCTCGGGCCGCAGGTGGTCGGCCGGTACCTGGGCAACGCGGGTCGGATAGCGGATGCCGACGAGCAGGCCGCGGCCATCGTCTTCCTCGCCTCCGATGCCGCCTCGAACATCAACGGCGTCGTGCTGCCCGTGGACAACGGCTGGTCCGCGGTCTAAACCACAGAAGGGTAGGGCACGTGTCCCACGACCTGGGGTTCGATCCGGACGCGCTGCGGGCGAAGTACCGGACCGAGCGGGACCGGCGGATCCGTCCCGACGGGCTGGCGCAGTACCGGCCGGCCGAGTTCGGCTACTACGCCGACGATCCGTACGTGGAGCCCGGATTCACGCGGGAACCCTTACAGGACACCGTGGATGCGGTGGTGCTGGGCGGTGGACTCGGCGGGCTGCTGGCCGCCACGCGGCTGCGGCAGGCCGGCCTCGAGTCGATCCGGGTGATCGAGAAGGCCGGCGACTTCGGCGGCACCTGGTACTGGAACCGGTATCCGGGCGTGCACTGCGACATCGAGTCCTACGTGTACATGCCGCTGCTGGAGGAGGTCGGCTACGTCCCTCGCTGGAAGTACGCGCCGGGCGAGGAGATCCGCCAGCACGCCATGGCCATCGGCCGGCACTTCGACCTGTACGACGACGCCCTGTTCCAGACCGCGGTGACCGAACTGCGCTGGGACGAGGACGCCGTGCAGTGGCAGGTGACGACCGATCGCGGCGACCGGATCCGTGCCCGGTACGTGGTGTTGACCAACGCGACGCTGGACCGGCCGAAACTTCCCGCTGTTCCCAACGACTTCCGTGGCCACACGTTTCACACCAGCCGCTGGGACTACGACTACACCGGCGGCAGCGCCGACGGCGGCCTGCACAAGCTGGCCGACAAGCGGGTGGCGATCATCGGCACCGGGGCGACGGCCATCCAGGCCGTGCCGCACCTGGCCCGGGATGCCCACAGCCTGCACGTCTTCCAGCGCACGCCATCCACCGTGGACATTCGCGGCAACGGGCCGACCGACCCGGACTGGGCGGCATCGCTGACGCAGGGCTGGCAGCGGCGGCGCATGGAGAACTTCCTGGACATCGTCAGCGGCGGCCTGCCGGCCGAGGACCTGGTGTCCGACGGCTGGACGAGCAGCGCCCAGCTGCTGCGCAACCTGACCCGTGGCGGCGATTCCGGCGCTTTGTCGGTCGAGGAGCGCGAGCGCGTCGACGAGATCGTCGACTTCCAGAAGATGAACGAGATCCGGGCCCGAGTGGCCGACATCGTGCGGGATCCGGCGACGGCCGAGCTGCTCAAACCGTGGTACCGCTACGCCTGCAAGCGACCCACGTTCAGCGATGAGTATCTCCAGGCGTTCAACCGGGACAACGTCACTCTGGTCGACACTTCCGCTCACGGCGGCGTGACCGCCTTGAGCGAGAACGGGATAGTCGTCGGCGACCGCGAGTACACAGTGGACTGTGTCATCTTCGCCACCGGCTTCCAGCTCGGGGCGTCGGATGTGCTGACCGGGCGGCTGCCGGTGCACGGCCGGGGCGGCATCGTCCTGCTGGAGAGCTGGGCCGCCGGGCCGCGGACGCTGCACGGCTTCTACAGCAACGGTTTCCCGAACCTGTTCAGCATGGGGCCGATGCAGAACGCCGCCTCGGTGAACTTCATGCACATCCTCGACGAGCAGTCCCAGCACATCGCCGAGGTGGTGTCCGAGGCCCGCAAGCGTGGCGCGCGCTGGGTGGAGCCGAGCGTGCCGGCGGTGGACGCGTGGGTGACGACCGTGCGCGAATCCTCCTTGCGGCTCTACGAGTTCCAGGCCGAGTGCACGCCCGGCTACTACAACAACGAAGGCCAGCCGCGTGAACGCGGCGAGAGCTTCGGTCATGGAGCCGTGGCCTTCCATGCGCTGCTGCGGAATTGGCGGGCCAACGGCGGCATGGACGACGTGCTGGTGGCCAACTGATGGGAAGCGCATTCCACGGCTCCAACGGCGTCGCGTTCGGGCCCGACGGCCGGCTGCACGTGGCCGAATTCCTGGGCGGCCGGATCAGCGCCGTCGACCTGGCCAGCGGTGACGTCGAGGCGGTTGTCCCGGCCGGCGGCCCTGTGCAGTCGCCTGATGATCTCGCCTTCGGCGCGGACGGCTCGATGTACATCACCGACCTGGTGCCCGGGCGGGTGTGGCGGCGCTCTCTGGAAGGCGACTACACAACGGTTTCCGACGCGCTGGTCCTTCCCAACGGCATCGCCTGCGTCGGGGATCGCTTGTTCGTCAACGAGATGCGGATGGGCGGGCGGCTGCTGGAGCTGTTCCCCGGCGGCGGCGAGCCGGTGGTGTTGGCCGACGGCCTGCCCATGGGCAACGCGATGCAGCTCGGGCCGGACGGCTGCCTGTACTACCCGCACATGATGACCAACGAGGTCTACCGGATCCCACCCGACGGCGGTGTGCCCGAGCTGGTCGCCGAGAACGTGGACGCCCCGGTGGCGGTGCGCTTCGACCGGGGCGGCGTCCTGATGGTGCTGTCCCGTGGGCCGGCCGGCATCATCACGTGCATCGACCTGTTCGGCAGCGGGCAGCGGCATATTCTCACCACAGGTGTGGTGGGCCTGGACAATGCCGCGTTCGACGGCGAGAACCGCATGTACGTCTCGAGTTTCGCCAGCGGCGGCATCGCCGAGGTACACGAGGACGGCCGGGTGCGGCAGATCGTGCCGCAGGGTCTCGTCGGTCCTTACGGCGTGACCGTGGATCTTGGCGGCACCGTGCACGCGGCCGACCACTACCGGCTCGCGCGGCCGTCGGACGACGAAGTCGTCACGGAGGCGGTCGCGATCTTCAGCCACGGCATCGCCGCCGAGGACGGGCTGCTGCACGTGACCTCGCAGCACGGCGAGGTGCGCACCCACTCAGCCGAGACGGTGACGGTACGGGCAACCGGCCTGCGTCAACCCGTCGGCATTGCCGTGCGGGACGACGGCGTGCTGGTCGTCGCCGAGACCGGGGCAGGGCGGGTCGTGGCGATCGATGACACCGTCACGGTGCTGGCCGAAGGTTTCGACGAGCCCGTGGACGTGGCCTTCGACGCCGAACAGCGTTGCTACGTCAGCGATGAACGCCGTGGCGTCGTCTACCGCTTGGACGAGCAGCCGGTCCCGGTAGCGGAAAACCTCGACGCACCACAGGGATTGGCCGTTCGGGACGGTTCGCTGTTGGTCGTCGAGGCCGGCCGGCGGCGGCTGCTGGCCGTCGACCTCGGCACCGGCGAACTCCGGGTCGAGGCCGAAGATCTGCCCGTCGACCCGCCGGATGTCCGAGCCCTGTTCGTGGCGG encodes:
- a CDS encoding HNH endonuclease signature motif containing protein: MELTRDIENREPTGAMFDLVVGVDPASLTQEQLVNFVGVARKVRAVCEWAEHEALNHIDDLTELAMATKVSEPALARSQEVAAALETHPALAERFRRGEIDLARFAAVHERTRHLSNPAQVAEVDGALAEEAAGMTRTQVCRKATALVAKADPDGYEQRCHKAKDDRQVGLSALPDGMAKLVWILPATEAHQLFQQICADAKSLPKDDRTTDQKRSDVLWDRLRGEHTNWNVRTFVTISMETLLGLTNDPGQLAGYGPIAAEAARELAMHGPFRGLLLDEYQQISAISTDTYRPTALMKETSVARAGGTCTAPGCTLPIQEHDHITPWPTGRTQATNLQGLCTWHHHRKHDNYTVTQDSDGTTHWITPAGRHHTTHPLRH
- a CDS encoding FAD-dependent oxidoreductase, encoding MTTPSRPARSAILTVDDDPGVSRAVARDLRRRYGDQHRILRAESGSQGLDTLRELKLRGDLVAVMLADYRMPDMNGIEFLEQAMDLYPSARRVLLTAYADTGAAIDAINLVDLDHYLLKPWDPPEEKLYPVVDSLLDAWASTDHKRVPETKVVGHQWSARSSEVREFLARNQVPYRWYQVDEPEGERLLAAANADGQNLPVVITTTGDALIAPTDAQLANEVGLSTKPSERFYDLAIVGGGPAGLGAAVYGASEGLRTVLIERTATGGQAGQSSRIENYLGFPDGVSGAQLADRARRQATRFGAELITTRDVVGVEINGSARTVRFADGDAIDAHAVILATGVSYRQLTAPGLDDFTGRGVYYGSALTEATNCSKQDIYIVGGANSAGQAAVYLSRSARSVTIVVRAESLVDSMSHYLIQQIAAIPSISVLTCTEVTEANGDDHLEQITLRHNKTGESRTVEASWLFAFIGAAPRTDWLDGVVARDERGFVVAGPDLGTVETALRDWPLDRQPYHLETSVPGVFVAGDVRSDSGKRVASAVGEGAMAVMLVHRYLERT
- a CDS encoding ATP-binding protein encodes the protein MSKLPCDIAELRTLFLFEKLDEEQLEWLCEHGHIEHFEPGPVYHEGDPATCFYVMIEGGLAMSRRVGAEDVEISRTTQPGVYAGAWRAFLGDRVPQKYDGSMRVTEPSRFYVLDAVLFEQLMRDWFPMALHMLEGLFFGMQNTQQAIGQRERLLALGSLSAGLTHELNNPAAAAIRATSTLRERVAGMRHKLGMIAAGPYDRIALEKLVQLQEQAVELVAKAKPLEPLEASDREDELSDWFDEHEIRAGWEIAPTFVQAGLDVAWLETVAAAVDPSILEGAVRWLNYTVETELLMTEIEDATTRVSTLVAAAKQYSQLDRAPFRPVDVHELLDSTLLMLGRKIGDRITVVKEYDHSLPEVPVFAAELNQVWTNLIDNAIAAMDGVGTLTVRTAREDDRLLVEIGDTGPGVPAEIKDRIFEPFFTTKPVGSGTGLGLDISWRIVVNKHRGDLSVRSVPGDTRFQVRIPIAPAAQEDSA
- a CDS encoding UBP-type zinc finger domain-containing protein yields the protein MTVPGIDPSVPPSGTGCVECDAAGGWWVHLRRCTQCGHIGCCDTSPAQHASRHFDQTGHPFIRSFEPGEDWFWNFKTEEFYDGPALAGPESHPADASIPGPADRVPADWRSHVH
- a CDS encoding Fpg/Nei family DNA glycosylase, producing the protein MPELPEVESARSVLERAALGRLIVEVDDTDSYVCRPHQPGEIRSALLGRKLVAAHRRGKSLWCDTSEDGAVLGIHLGMSGKIVIADLDGGEIDGGDYWEGRRVPGDYRWSRFAVTFDDGGRMMLVDPRRLGRITLDPPVERLGPDAATISNVAFKKALASGSAPVKARLLDQQAVAGIGNLLADEILWRARIHPSRHVDDLTPREVGRIFRATQSSVADALKDGGVHTLSIIPFRHAGGLCPRDGAPMARGAVGGRTSWWCSKEQVL
- a CDS encoding TIGR03619 family F420-dependent LLM class oxidoreductase, with translation MRFGLYLPQGKMAEPRRAVIRTAQEAERVGYDSLWVMERTLFPLEPADGMYGVPGLPWAEGYQYIAEPLTVLTLAAAVTERVRLGTGILVAGLHAAHELARAFATLDQLTGGRAVLGLGAGWSSDEFRAAGADISRRGRLLDETIDACRALWGPNPVSYRDSRMVVDNVLVSPKPVGEIPVLVGGGHSDAALSRIARKADGWIPSGMGPAAVAATWKRIKDLAADHGRDPAELGLHVQVQPVVTDTALGEDRMPGRGSMAQVVEDLAALAEAGASEIVIALIDARSADDGIEKATAVLAAADEAGLHG
- a CDS encoding NAD(P)-dependent alcohol dehydrogenase, with protein sequence MKALRLERWHSDPVLTEVPDPKPGPGQVVVRIGAAGACHSDLHLMREFGPGQLPWGPPFTLGHENAGWVHELGPGVSGVEVGQPVAVYGAWGCGTCGRCRLGIEAYCENRLGAPAPGGGCGLGMDGGMAEFVLVPDVRHLVPLPDGLDPVLAAPLTDAALTPYHAIRRSWAKLYPGTTAVVIGIGGLGHLAVQILRATTAAQVIAVDTRNEALELASRAGADHTLLAGPDTADTVRELTDGRGADAVFDCVASKRTVALGAASGRMMGDLTLIGLGGGAVPVQFGVVPHELSVQTTYWGSRPELEEVLDLAARGRLHAEVTTFALDDAPEAYRRLEAGEITGRAVIVP
- a CDS encoding SDR family NAD(P)-dependent oxidoreductase — its product is MRSVIVTGAGSGIGRAAALQFAAAGDWVVVADVNGDAAMAVVAEIDEAGGKAVAATGDLADRAAAEQVVATAVSTFGGVDVLVNNAGVMDSMSAVADTSDEMWERVLGVNLTAPFLLTRAALPHMLAKERGAIVFTASEAGLRGSASGAAYTASKHGLIGLMRNVAIMYRDKGIRANAIAPGGTRTNISVQADPTTLGPQVVGRYLGNAGRIADADEQAAAIVFLASDAASNINGVVLPVDNGWSAV
- a CDS encoding flavin-containing monooxygenase, whose amino-acid sequence is MSHDLGFDPDALRAKYRTERDRRIRPDGLAQYRPAEFGYYADDPYVEPGFTREPLQDTVDAVVLGGGLGGLLAATRLRQAGLESIRVIEKAGDFGGTWYWNRYPGVHCDIESYVYMPLLEEVGYVPRWKYAPGEEIRQHAMAIGRHFDLYDDALFQTAVTELRWDEDAVQWQVTTDRGDRIRARYVVLTNATLDRPKLPAVPNDFRGHTFHTSRWDYDYTGGSADGGLHKLADKRVAIIGTGATAIQAVPHLARDAHSLHVFQRTPSTVDIRGNGPTDPDWAASLTQGWQRRRMENFLDIVSGGLPAEDLVSDGWTSSAQLLRNLTRGGDSGALSVEERERVDEIVDFQKMNEIRARVADIVRDPATAELLKPWYRYACKRPTFSDEYLQAFNRDNVTLVDTSAHGGVTALSENGIVVGDREYTVDCVIFATGFQLGASDVLTGRLPVHGRGGIVLLESWAAGPRTLHGFYSNGFPNLFSMGPMQNAASVNFMHILDEQSQHIAEVVSEARKRGARWVEPSVPAVDAWVTTVRESSLRLYEFQAECTPGYYNNEGQPRERGESFGHGAVAFHALLRNWRANGGMDDVLVAN